The following are encoded together in the Populus trichocarpa isolate Nisqually-1 chromosome 5, P.trichocarpa_v4.1, whole genome shotgun sequence genome:
- the LOC18098572 gene encoding B3 domain-containing protein At5g26805, producing the protein MEKTRYYHFLLTKSEEEERQKVHGAGPWPLNFDVVEIRKNSCGDHHPLGTLPLFPWKLKVELPLNQIGGYGPIELSAGQVFDHVLKYWDAGTVSQLISHEQEQIPIVVQDLDSGVKHDIYLVRSKEGGVGGEEKYKIHLHWKKKNVKKQGDKDTLSIGMYWNISSSCLCLSVLDGPC; encoded by the coding sequence ATGGAAAAAACTAGGTATTACCACTTCCTCCTCACAAAATCCGAAGAGGAGGAGCGACAAAAGGTACATGGTGCTGGTCCTTGGCCCCTGAATTTTGATGTGGTAGAAATAAGGAAAAATAGCTGTGGTGATCATCATCCCCTTGGAACCTTGCCGCTTTTTCCATGGAAGCTCAAAGTCGAATTACCACTCAATCAAATAGGAGGCTATGGTCCTATTGAGCTAAGTGCTGGACAGGTTTTTGACCATGTTCTTAAGTATTGGGATGCAGGAACTGTGTCCCAATTGATTAGTCATGAACAAGAACAAATCCCTATCGTTGTGCAAGATTTGGATTCCGGCGTGAAGCatgatatatatctggtcaggTCGAAGGAAGGCGGCGTTGGTGGTgaagaaaaatacaagattcATCTTcactggaagaagaagaatgtcaAGAAGCAAGGTGACAAGGATACTTTGTCAATTGGCATGTATTGGAATATTAGTTCTTCTTGTTTATGTTTATCTGTTTTGGATGGTCCATGTTGA
- the LOC18098573 gene encoding probable pectinesterase 55, which yields MEHPLFIILVTLFIITSRGISQVSDCKPGNNGSKVAITIVVDQSGMGNFRAIQEAIDSIPANNDQWIKVQINPGTYTEQVAIPIDKPCIFLEGQDSSLTTITYDAHERTDLSATFASRPTNIVAKGITFKNSFNLGAVPAVSAVIYGDKTAFYNCAFLGFQDTIWDALGRHYFSNCYIEGAVDFIFGVGKSFYEGCSINVTGDGFITAQGREFPFETNGFVFSNCTVTGLQGFQAYLGRAYRPYATVIFQSTFLSEVVRPLGWDAWQYPGQESNFTFAEIDCKGPGSDTSKRVPWEKKLDGSQLEKFSKSSFIDRDGWLAKLPL from the exons ATGGAGCATCCACTATTTATCATCCTTGTCACCTTGTTTATCATCACTTCTCGTGGGATCTCCCAAGTTAGTGACTGCAAGCCTGGGAATAATGGGTCAAAAGTTGCAATTACCATAGTTGTTGATCAATCCGGCATGGGAAATTTTAGAGCGATTCAAGAAGCCATTGATTCCATCCCAGCAAACAATGATCAATGGATCAAAGTTCAAATTAATCCTGGCACCTACAC AGAACAAGTAGCCATTCCAATTGACAAGCCATGTATTTTTCTTGAAGGACAAGATAGCAGCCTCACAACGATTACTTATGATGCACATGAAAGAACTGATCTTAGCGCTACTTTTGCCTCACGACCAACCAATATTGTTGCAAAGGGTATAACCTTCAAG AATTCATTTAACCTCGGTGCAGTTCCGGCGGTTTCAGCAGTAATTTATGGAGATAAGACTGCTTTCTATAATTGTGCTTTTCTAGGGTTTCAAGATACAATATGGGATGCCCTAGGCCGCCATTACTTCTCTAATTGCTACATTGAAGGAGCAGTAGATTTTATATTTGGTGTTGGCAAATCTTTTTATGAG GGTTGCTCAATAAATGTCACTGGTGATGGTTTTATAACAGCTCAAGGTCGAGAATTTCCTTTTGAGACTAATGGTTTCGTATTTAGTAATTGCACTGTCACCGGACTTCAAGGTTTTCAAGCTTACCTTGGGAGAGCTTATAGACCATATGCAACAGTGATATTTCAAAGCACGTTTTTATCTGAAGTGGTTCGGCCCCTTGGCTGGGATGCTTGGCAATATCCAGGACAGGA GAGTAATTTCACCTTTGCGGAGATTGATTGTAAGGGACCAGGATCAGATACTTCAAAGCGTGTTCCATGGGAAAAGAAACTCGATGGAAGTCAGCTCgagaaattttcaaaatcatcctTCATCGACCGAGATGGATGGCTTGCCAAACTGCCATTATGA
- the LOC18098574 gene encoding solute carrier family 40 member 3, chloroplastic yields MAMVTVSQSFNFHGFFVRKASLLPSSASRVRYSINDRRWLNLDSASSSCRFRNLNSRCSITNTDLHLSDVLTEDEAPQDLSAAECDCSTPIVHLKTDILESESLSLLAETTYVDSVLTALPVLSEEEQNALAATPAHPVGLYALYASSLAGNLVEQLWNFAWPSAIALLHPSLLPVAVMCFFSKLAIIVGGPLVGKLMDYSPRVPAYMGLNVVQAAAQLLSATMIIHAHTVSPTSVSSVLLRPWFIVLVLAGAVERLCGVATGVAVERDWVILLAGMNRPIALAQANAVLNRIDLICEIAGASVFGILLSKYEPVTCLKFAAASMIWSLPVMIGLTWLTNKLATGVLDRPRSCQTCCGESSEEAAVDAGSIVDRGLETIKLGWKEYMQQPVLPASLAYVLLFFNVVLAPSSLMTAFLTQRGVNPSVIGGFSGLCAFMGVAATFLSATLVKQLGILKAGAAGLVFQASLLSLAVAVYWSGSLSQQSPVLFFLGLIVLSRLGHMSYDVVGAQILQTGIPTSKANLIGTTEVSVASLAESVMLGVAIIANDASHFGFLAMLSLLSVVGAAWMFCRLLLNPTDEQRSLFAVESNT; encoded by the exons ATGGCTATGGTCACAGTTTCACAGTCTTTCAATTTTCATGGATTCTTTGTTAGAAAAGCCTCTTTATTGCCATCATCTGCTTCGAGAGTTCGCTATAGCATCAATGATCGAAGATGGTTGAATTTAGATTCAGCTTCAAGTTCTTGCAG GTTCAGGAATTTAAATTCAAGGTGCTCAATAACAAATACTGACTTGCACTTGAGCGATGTTCTCACTGAGGATGAGGCACCACAAGATTTATCGGCTGCCGAGTGTGACTGTTCAACCCCCATTGTTCATCTCAAAACTGATATCCTTGAGAGTGAATCTCTTAGCTTACTAGCTGAGACAACTTATGTGGATAGTGTTTTGACAGCGTTGCCT GTTTTATCAGAGGAGGAGCAGAATGCCCTTGCAGCAACTCCAGCCCATCCAGTTGGATTGTATG CACTTTATGCTAGTTCTCTAGCTGGAAATTTAGTGGAACAGCTGTGGAATTTTGCTTGGCCTTCTGCTATTGCGTTGCTTCATCCTAGCCTTCTACCAGTGGCGGTCATGTGTTTCTTCAGTAAG CTTGCCATAATTGTTGGTGGCCCTTTGGTTGGCAAACTCATGGATTATTCTCCCAGAGTACCTGCATATATGGGTTTAAATGTTGTCCAG GCAGCTGCACAGTTGTTATCTGCAACAATGATAATTCATGCACATACTGTTTCTCCTACTTCTGTGTCATCTGTTCTTCTCCGTCCATGGTTTATCGTACTTGTGTTAGCGGGGGCTGTCGAGAGGCTATGTGGAGTAGCTACAGGGGTTGCTGTGGAGCGTGATTGGGTCATACTG TTAGCAGGAATGAATAGGCCTATTGCACTCGCACAAGCAAATGCTGTTCTTAATCGAATTGATCTTATCTGTGAG ATAGCTGGAGCATCAGTATTTGGAATTCTTCTCTCCAAATATGAGCCAGTGACTTGCTTGAAGTTTGCTGCTGCTTCAATGATCTGGTCGTTACCAGTCATG ATTGGTCTCACATGGTTAACCAACAAGCTAGCCACCGGGGTTCTTGACCGTCCAAGATCTTGTCAAACCTGCTGTGGAGAATCTTCTGAAGAAGCTGCGGTTGATGCTGGCAGTATAG TGGATAGAGGTCTGGAAACTATCAAGCTTGGGTGGAAGGAATACATGCAGCAGCCTGTTCTTCCTGCAAGCCTTGCCTACGTGCTCCTCTTCTTCAATGTTGTTCTTGCTCCAAGCAGTTTGATGACAGCATTTTTGACACAGCGTG GAGTTAATCCATCTGTAATAGGGGGCTTCAGTGGATTATGTGCTTTCATGGGTGTTGCAGCAACATTTCTGTCAGCCACCTTGGTCAAGCAACTTGGCATTTTAAAG GCTGGAGCAGCTGGACTTGTATTTCAggcttctcttctctccttagCTGTTGCTGTGTATTGGAGTGGGTCTCTCTCTCAGCAGAGCCCTGTACTCTTCTTCTTGGGATTGATT GTATTATCAAGGCTGGGACACATGTCATATGATGTTGTGGGAGCACAGATTCTTCAAACTGGGATCCCAACATCCAAAGCAAATCTTATAGGCACAACAGAAGTTTCTGTTGCAAGTTTGGCAGAGTCTGTAATGTTGGGAGTTGCAATAATAGCAAATGATGCTTCACATTTTGGATTTTTGGCGATGCTATCTCTTTTATCAGTGGTTGGGGCAGCATGGATGTTCTGCCGATTGTTGTTGAATCCAACGGATGAACAGAGAAGTCTTTTTGCAGTAGAATCCAACACATGA
- the LOC112327529 gene encoding acyl-CoA-binding domain-containing protein 4 isoform X2 — translation MGSLGREASKKMEMWLYPKVSGFNPSERWGHSACYSHGVVYVFGGCCGGLDFSDVLMLNLDTMVWNTLATTGQGPGPRDSHSAVLVGRQMIVFGGTNGSKKVNDLHILDLGTKEWISPECKGTPPLPRESHTATLIGDDRIMVFGGSGEGEANYLNDLHVLDLKSMRWTSPEVKGSIPAPRDSHSAVEIGNKLFVYGGDRGDRYHGDVDVLDTDTMTWTKLVVQGSSPGVRAGHASVNIGTKLYVIGGVGDKHYYNDVWVLDVSTCSWTQLDISGQQPQGRFSHTAIVTDLDIVIYGGCREDERPLNQLLVLQLGAEHPNGRYNISMCKIFGQHWNQEKRRFLPGSEDISSMFLGNNEIDMKGSYESEESKQPFQFSSDTLHHKKIRPTNSKAWEIDLEQEEHSLSPSHNSSPSQSDQEQIPVQKSVDSLTSCKGLNFFRQLNKIPRNYQADSVASNQKLPRLVIQKTRHRLQISRENKRVEQYVHAGFGRQGTPFPAVEHRPMEPGCIQNLVGAEVRGKVDGAFDSGLLMTATVNGKIFRGVLFSPAPGFVSRGAILAQNHASPATQIPIVHQFPNSNHIDTLKPSHHPTTFSGQESSHSSRQTQVTRTYPVIRAAPSLAKESNPRSDLQGVVLTLGGPASGHA, via the exons ATGGGGTCTTTGGGACGTGAAGCTTCAAAGAAGATGGAAATGTGGCTCTATCCTAAGGTTTCAGGATTTAATCCTTCTGAAAGATGGGGTCACTCTGCTTGCTACTCTCATGGTGTTGTATATGTCTTTGGG GGATGTTGTGGGGGTCTTGATTTCAGTGATGTTCTAATGCTAAATCTTGATACAATGGTTTGGAACACTCTGGCAACCACAGGTCAAGGGCCTGGTCCAAGAGACAGCCACAGTGCTGTTCTTGTGGGGCGTCAAATGATTGTGTTTGGGGGCACTAATGGCTCTAAGAAGGTGAATGATCTTCATATATTGGATCTTGGGACCAAGGAGTGGATAAGCCCTGAATGCAAAGGGACTCCTCCTTTGCCTCGTGAAAGTCACACTGCAACTTTGATTGGTGATGATAGAATCATGGTGTTTGGGGGAAGTGGAGAAGGTGAAGcaaattatttaaatgatttgCATGTTTTAGACCTCAAGTCCATGAGATGGACTTCTCCAGAGGTTAAGGGCAGTATTCCGGCTCCTAGGGATAGTCACAGTGCGGTTGAAATCGGTAATAAGCTTTTTGTGTACGGTGGTGATCGTGGTGATAGGTATCACGGTGACGTGGATGTGCTTGATACAGATACAATGACTTGGACAAAG ctTGTTGTGCAAGGATCTTCGCCAGGTGTTCGAGCAGGTCATGCTTCTGTGAATATTGGAACAAAG CTTTATGTCATTGGGGGTGTTGGGGACAAACATTACTACAATGATGTTTGGGTGCTTGATGTGAGTACTTGTTCATGGACTCAACTTGATATATCTGGCCAGCAACCTCAAGGGAGGTTTTCTCACACTGCGATTGTCACCGACTTGGATATTGTCATCTATGGAGG GTGCAGAGAGGATGAGCGTCCTCTCAATCAGTTGTTGGTCTTGCAACTTGGAGCAGAACATCCCAATGGTCGATACAACATTTCCATGTGCAAGATCTTTGGACAACATTGGAATCAAGAAAAGAGAAGATTTCTCCCAGGATCAGAAGATATTTCG TCAATGTTTCTGGGAAACAATGAAATAGACATGAAGGGCTCATATGAATCAGAAGAATCAAAGCAACCTTTTCAGTTCAGTTCAG ATACTCTGCATCATAAGAAGATAAGACCTACAAATTCAAAAGCATGGGAGATTGATTTAGAACAAGAAGAGCATTCTCTTTCACCCTCTCACAATTCATCTCCGTCTCAGTCCGACCAAGAACAGATACCGGTTCAGAAATCAGTTGATTCCCTCACATCTTGCAAAGGACTTAATTTCTTTAGGCAGTTAAACAAAATTCCAAGAAATTACCAGGCTGATAGTGTTGCAAGTAATCAGAAACTACCTAGACTTGTGATCCAAAAAACCCGGCACAGGCTCCAAATTTCAAGAGAGAATAAAAGAGTAGAACAATATGTTCATGCTGGGTTTGGCAGGCAAGGAACACCATTCCCAGCAGTGGAACATAGACCCATGGAGCCAGGGTGTATTCAAAACCTG GTTGGTGCTGAGGTTCGAGGTAAAGTTGATGGAGCCTTCGACTCAGGCCTTCTAATGACTGCAACCGTTAATGGGAAGATTTTCAGAGGGGTCTTGTTTTCACCT GCACCTGGTTTCGTATCGAGAGGGGCAATTCTAGCTCAAAATCATGCATCACCAGCAACTCAAATCCCCATTGTTCATCAATTTCCAAACTCCAATCATATTGATACCTTGAAGCCTTCTCATCATCCAACAACATTCTCAGGACAAGAATCCAGTCATAGTTCTCGACAAACTCAAGTGACCAGAACATATCCGGTAATCAGAGCTGCTCCATCATTAGCCAAAGAATCAAATCCAAGAAGTGATCTTCAAGGTGTGGTTCTAACACTAGGAGGACCTGCAAGTGGTCATGCATGA
- the LOC112327529 gene encoding acyl-CoA-binding domain-containing protein 4 isoform X1 — translation MGSLGREASKKMEMWLYPKVSGFNPSERWGHSACYSHGVVYVFGGCCGGLDFSDVLMLNLDTMVWNTLATTGQGPGPRDSHSAVLVGRQMIVFGGTNGSKKVNDLHILDLGTKEWISPECKGTPPLPRESHTATLIGDDRIMVFGGSGEGEANYLNDLHVLDLKSMRWTSPEVKGSIPAPRDSHSAVEIGNKLFVYGGDRGDRYHGDVDVLDTDTMTWTKLVVQGSSPGVRAGHASVNIGTKLYVIGGVGDKHYYNDVWVLDVSTCSWTQLDISGQQPQGRFSHTAIVTDLDIVIYGGCREDERPLNQLLVLQLGAEHPNGRYNISMCKIFGQHWNQEKRRFLPGSEDISQSMFLGNNEIDMKGSYESEESKQPFQFSSDTLHHKKIRPTNSKAWEIDLEQEEHSLSPSHNSSPSQSDQEQIPVQKSVDSLTSCKGLNFFRQLNKIPRNYQADSVASNQKLPRLVIQKTRHRLQISRENKRVEQYVHAGFGRQGTPFPAVEHRPMEPGCIQNLVGAEVRGKVDGAFDSGLLMTATVNGKIFRGVLFSPAPGFVSRGAILAQNHASPATQIPIVHQFPNSNHIDTLKPSHHPTTFSGQESSHSSRQTQVTRTYPVIRAAPSLAKESNPRSDLQGVVLTLGGPASGHA, via the exons ATGGGGTCTTTGGGACGTGAAGCTTCAAAGAAGATGGAAATGTGGCTCTATCCTAAGGTTTCAGGATTTAATCCTTCTGAAAGATGGGGTCACTCTGCTTGCTACTCTCATGGTGTTGTATATGTCTTTGGG GGATGTTGTGGGGGTCTTGATTTCAGTGATGTTCTAATGCTAAATCTTGATACAATGGTTTGGAACACTCTGGCAACCACAGGTCAAGGGCCTGGTCCAAGAGACAGCCACAGTGCTGTTCTTGTGGGGCGTCAAATGATTGTGTTTGGGGGCACTAATGGCTCTAAGAAGGTGAATGATCTTCATATATTGGATCTTGGGACCAAGGAGTGGATAAGCCCTGAATGCAAAGGGACTCCTCCTTTGCCTCGTGAAAGTCACACTGCAACTTTGATTGGTGATGATAGAATCATGGTGTTTGGGGGAAGTGGAGAAGGTGAAGcaaattatttaaatgatttgCATGTTTTAGACCTCAAGTCCATGAGATGGACTTCTCCAGAGGTTAAGGGCAGTATTCCGGCTCCTAGGGATAGTCACAGTGCGGTTGAAATCGGTAATAAGCTTTTTGTGTACGGTGGTGATCGTGGTGATAGGTATCACGGTGACGTGGATGTGCTTGATACAGATACAATGACTTGGACAAAG ctTGTTGTGCAAGGATCTTCGCCAGGTGTTCGAGCAGGTCATGCTTCTGTGAATATTGGAACAAAG CTTTATGTCATTGGGGGTGTTGGGGACAAACATTACTACAATGATGTTTGGGTGCTTGATGTGAGTACTTGTTCATGGACTCAACTTGATATATCTGGCCAGCAACCTCAAGGGAGGTTTTCTCACACTGCGATTGTCACCGACTTGGATATTGTCATCTATGGAGG GTGCAGAGAGGATGAGCGTCCTCTCAATCAGTTGTTGGTCTTGCAACTTGGAGCAGAACATCCCAATGGTCGATACAACATTTCCATGTGCAAGATCTTTGGACAACATTGGAATCAAGAAAAGAGAAGATTTCTCCCAGGATCAGAAGATATTTCG CAGTCAATGTTTCTGGGAAACAATGAAATAGACATGAAGGGCTCATATGAATCAGAAGAATCAAAGCAACCTTTTCAGTTCAGTTCAG ATACTCTGCATCATAAGAAGATAAGACCTACAAATTCAAAAGCATGGGAGATTGATTTAGAACAAGAAGAGCATTCTCTTTCACCCTCTCACAATTCATCTCCGTCTCAGTCCGACCAAGAACAGATACCGGTTCAGAAATCAGTTGATTCCCTCACATCTTGCAAAGGACTTAATTTCTTTAGGCAGTTAAACAAAATTCCAAGAAATTACCAGGCTGATAGTGTTGCAAGTAATCAGAAACTACCTAGACTTGTGATCCAAAAAACCCGGCACAGGCTCCAAATTTCAAGAGAGAATAAAAGAGTAGAACAATATGTTCATGCTGGGTTTGGCAGGCAAGGAACACCATTCCCAGCAGTGGAACATAGACCCATGGAGCCAGGGTGTATTCAAAACCTG GTTGGTGCTGAGGTTCGAGGTAAAGTTGATGGAGCCTTCGACTCAGGCCTTCTAATGACTGCAACCGTTAATGGGAAGATTTTCAGAGGGGTCTTGTTTTCACCT GCACCTGGTTTCGTATCGAGAGGGGCAATTCTAGCTCAAAATCATGCATCACCAGCAACTCAAATCCCCATTGTTCATCAATTTCCAAACTCCAATCATATTGATACCTTGAAGCCTTCTCATCATCCAACAACATTCTCAGGACAAGAATCCAGTCATAGTTCTCGACAAACTCAAGTGACCAGAACATATCCGGTAATCAGAGCTGCTCCATCATTAGCCAAAGAATCAAATCCAAGAAGTGATCTTCAAGGTGTGGTTCTAACACTAGGAGGACCTGCAAGTGGTCATGCATGA
- the LOC112327529 gene encoding uncharacterized protein LOC112327529 isoform X3 produces the protein MGSLGREASKKMEMWLYPKVSGFNPSERWGHSACYSHGVVYVFGGCCGGLDFSDVLMLNLDTMVWNTLATTGQGPGPRDSHSAVLVGRQMIVFGGTNGSKKVNDLHILDLGTKEWISPECKGTPPLPRESHTATLIGDDRIMVFGGSGEGEANYLNDLHVLDLKSMRWTSPEVKGSIPAPRDSHSAVEIGNKLFVYGGDRGDRYHGDVDVLDTDTMTWTKLVVQGSSPGVRAGHASVNIGTKLYVIGGVGDKHYYNDVWVLDVSTCSWTQLDISGQQPQGRFSHTAIVTDLDIVIYGGCREDERPLNQLLVLQLGAEHPNGRYNISMCKIFGQHWNQEKRRFLPGSEDISVGAEVRGKVDGAFDSGLLMTATVNGKIFRGVLFSPAPGFVSRGAILAQNHASPATQIPIVHQFPNSNHIDTLKPSHHPTTFSGQESSHSSRQTQVTRTYPVIRAAPSLAKESNPRSDLQGVVLTLGGPASGHA, from the exons ATGGGGTCTTTGGGACGTGAAGCTTCAAAGAAGATGGAAATGTGGCTCTATCCTAAGGTTTCAGGATTTAATCCTTCTGAAAGATGGGGTCACTCTGCTTGCTACTCTCATGGTGTTGTATATGTCTTTGGG GGATGTTGTGGGGGTCTTGATTTCAGTGATGTTCTAATGCTAAATCTTGATACAATGGTTTGGAACACTCTGGCAACCACAGGTCAAGGGCCTGGTCCAAGAGACAGCCACAGTGCTGTTCTTGTGGGGCGTCAAATGATTGTGTTTGGGGGCACTAATGGCTCTAAGAAGGTGAATGATCTTCATATATTGGATCTTGGGACCAAGGAGTGGATAAGCCCTGAATGCAAAGGGACTCCTCCTTTGCCTCGTGAAAGTCACACTGCAACTTTGATTGGTGATGATAGAATCATGGTGTTTGGGGGAAGTGGAGAAGGTGAAGcaaattatttaaatgatttgCATGTTTTAGACCTCAAGTCCATGAGATGGACTTCTCCAGAGGTTAAGGGCAGTATTCCGGCTCCTAGGGATAGTCACAGTGCGGTTGAAATCGGTAATAAGCTTTTTGTGTACGGTGGTGATCGTGGTGATAGGTATCACGGTGACGTGGATGTGCTTGATACAGATACAATGACTTGGACAAAG ctTGTTGTGCAAGGATCTTCGCCAGGTGTTCGAGCAGGTCATGCTTCTGTGAATATTGGAACAAAG CTTTATGTCATTGGGGGTGTTGGGGACAAACATTACTACAATGATGTTTGGGTGCTTGATGTGAGTACTTGTTCATGGACTCAACTTGATATATCTGGCCAGCAACCTCAAGGGAGGTTTTCTCACACTGCGATTGTCACCGACTTGGATATTGTCATCTATGGAGG GTGCAGAGAGGATGAGCGTCCTCTCAATCAGTTGTTGGTCTTGCAACTTGGAGCAGAACATCCCAATGGTCGATACAACATTTCCATGTGCAAGATCTTTGGACAACATTGGAATCAAGAAAAGAGAAGATTTCTCCCAGGATCAGAAGATATTTCG GTTGGTGCTGAGGTTCGAGGTAAAGTTGATGGAGCCTTCGACTCAGGCCTTCTAATGACTGCAACCGTTAATGGGAAGATTTTCAGAGGGGTCTTGTTTTCACCT GCACCTGGTTTCGTATCGAGAGGGGCAATTCTAGCTCAAAATCATGCATCACCAGCAACTCAAATCCCCATTGTTCATCAATTTCCAAACTCCAATCATATTGATACCTTGAAGCCTTCTCATCATCCAACAACATTCTCAGGACAAGAATCCAGTCATAGTTCTCGACAAACTCAAGTGACCAGAACATATCCGGTAATCAGAGCTGCTCCATCATTAGCCAAAGAATCAAATCCAAGAAGTGATCTTCAAGGTGTGGTTCTAACACTAGGAGGACCTGCAAGTGGTCATGCATGA